A region of Methanocorpusculum labreanum Z DNA encodes the following proteins:
- the ilvB gene encoding biosynthetic-type acetolactate synthase large subunit, which translates to MKTGAAILIESLKEEGVDIIFGYPGGSVLPIYDELYDAELTHILVRHEQAAVHAADGYARASGRVGVCLSTSGPGACNLISGIATANMDSVPIVALTGQVPTGMLGNDAFQESDITGITLPITKHNYLVKDARDIKMTVKAAFYIAGTGRNGPVLIDLPKDVLTAKVAEEEVLSGEPELRGYKPTLKGHSKQIKKALDLIYKAKKPVLYVGGGVITSGASEELVKLAELFCLPVTTTMMGLGAIPADHPLNLGMLGMHGTEYANYAVSEADLLIAVGARFDDRVTGKLSHFATHAKVIHIDIDPAEIGKNVNPDVPIVGDAKSVLADMICLAENNGCISEPWLEQVKLWRTNHPLRVVEDGKVHPQNIIKKLSELLDGGGIIVSEVGQNQMWAAQHYGFKKPRQWISSGGLGTMGYGFPAAIGAWFAKPEETVVLIAGDGSFQMNIQELATVAQYKIPVKIVILNNMYLGMVRQWQELFYDRRYSYTELPAVDFVGIAKAYGIQGMKVDSVDQIDAALQTALDYNGPYLLDFQIERGENVYPMVPAGAAISDMIGKHCHNGGSGR; encoded by the coding sequence ATGAAAACAGGCGCAGCAATACTGATTGAAAGCTTAAAAGAAGAGGGTGTCGACATCATATTCGGATATCCGGGAGGCTCGGTCCTCCCGATATACGACGAGCTATACGATGCGGAGCTAACCCATATCCTTGTAAGACATGAACAGGCTGCGGTTCATGCAGCGGACGGATATGCCCGAGCCAGCGGACGTGTAGGTGTCTGTCTGTCGACATCGGGTCCGGGGGCCTGCAATCTCATCTCTGGTATTGCCACGGCTAACATGGATTCGGTTCCAATTGTTGCACTTACCGGTCAGGTTCCAACCGGAATGCTGGGAAATGATGCCTTTCAGGAATCCGATATTACCGGAATTACACTGCCGATCACCAAACACAACTATCTGGTAAAAGATGCACGCGACATCAAAATGACGGTGAAAGCTGCGTTTTACATCGCTGGAACCGGACGAAACGGGCCGGTCCTCATCGATTTACCTAAAGACGTGCTGACGGCAAAAGTAGCAGAAGAGGAGGTTCTCTCCGGAGAACCCGAACTTCGAGGATATAAGCCGACGCTCAAAGGTCATTCCAAACAGATCAAAAAGGCACTCGACCTGATATACAAAGCAAAAAAACCGGTCCTGTACGTTGGGGGCGGAGTTATCACATCAGGAGCATCAGAAGAGCTGGTGAAACTTGCCGAACTCTTCTGTCTTCCGGTCACGACAACGATGATGGGTCTTGGCGCGATTCCTGCAGATCATCCGTTGAATCTGGGAATGCTCGGGATGCATGGGACCGAATATGCAAATTACGCGGTATCCGAAGCCGATCTGCTTATAGCGGTCGGAGCACGGTTCGATGATCGTGTAACCGGAAAGCTGAGTCATTTCGCAACGCATGCAAAAGTCATCCATATCGACATCGATCCCGCCGAAATCGGGAAAAATGTGAATCCGGACGTGCCGATCGTTGGTGATGCCAAAAGCGTCCTTGCCGATATGATCTGTCTGGCAGAAAATAACGGATGCATCTCAGAACCCTGGCTGGAACAGGTGAAATTATGGCGGACAAACCATCCCCTGCGTGTCGTAGAAGACGGAAAAGTTCACCCGCAGAACATCATCAAAAAGCTCTCCGAGCTTCTTGACGGCGGCGGCATAATCGTGAGTGAGGTCGGTCAGAATCAGATGTGGGCCGCACAACACTACGGCTTTAAAAAACCCCGTCAGTGGATCAGTTCTGGCGGCCTTGGAACGATGGGGTACGGATTTCCGGCTGCGATCGGAGCCTGGTTTGCGAAGCCCGAGGAAACGGTCGTTCTTATCGCCGGCGACGGGAGCTTCCAGATGAACATTCAGGAACTTGCCACCGTTGCGCAGTACAAGATCCCGGTGAAGATCGTGATTCTGAACAACATGTATCTCGGTATGGTTAGACAGTGGCAGGAACTCTTCTACGACAGAAGATACTCCTACACGGAACTCCCGGCTGTGGATTTTGTTGGAATCGCAAAAGCCTACGGCATTCAGGGAATGAAAGTTGATTCCGTTGATCAGATAGACGCAGCTCTCCAGACCGCATTGGATTATAACGGCCCCTATCTCCTGGATTTCCAGATCGAGCGGGGAGAAAATGTTTACCCCATGGTTCCGGCAGGTGCTGCAATCAGCGATATGATTGGAAAACACTGTCACAACGGAGGGTCAGGGAGATGA
- the ilvN gene encoding acetolactate synthase small subunit, with the protein MKQHIMSILVENKAGVLARVSGLFSRRGFNIESLAVGTCETPGMSRITIVVIGDDMHIEQVKKQLNKLIDVIKITDITEKEHVERELALIKVHAEPGLQRSEVMQIAGIFRAKIIDVGLQTLVLEITGDSDKILALESLLRPYGILELVRTGRVALQRGTSSSALRQ; encoded by the coding sequence ATGAAACAGCATATCATGAGCATCCTTGTTGAAAACAAGGCTGGTGTCCTCGCGCGGGTTTCCGGCCTCTTCTCCCGAAGAGGGTTCAACATCGAAAGTCTTGCTGTCGGGACCTGCGAAACGCCGGGCATGAGCCGGATCACGATTGTTGTGATCGGCGACGACATGCATATTGAACAGGTAAAAAAACAGCTCAATAAATTGATTGATGTTATAAAAATCACGGACATCACGGAAAAAGAGCATGTTGAGCGCGAACTTGCCCTGATCAAAGTTCATGCCGAACCTGGACTTCAGCGTTCCGAAGTCATGCAGATCGCCGGGATTTTCCGGGCGAAGATCATCGATGTCGGATTACAGACTCTCGTGCTTGAAATCACGGGCGACTCGGATAAGATTCTCGCTCTGGAATCCCTTCTGCGTCCCTACGGGATTCTCGAACTTGTCAGGACCGGCAGAGTTGCTCTGCAGAGAGGAACCTCCAGTTCCGCTCTTCGTCAGTAA
- a CDS encoding 3-isopropylmalate dehydratase large subunit: MGLTITEKIFSAHCKKECRAGDVVMAPVDGAMIHDITGPLAINVMKEMGGGSVFDPKKVIMLFDHQIPADSISAAENHVMMRTFAREQGIYNYDIKEGVCHQVVPEKGRVKPGDIVVGSDSHTCAYGALGAFSTGIGSTDMAYVLKFGELYFRVPETIRINANGKFQNRVGPKDLILTLAGDIGADGATYRALEFCGNAFSEMDIPGRMTCANMAIEMGAKAGIVPPDEKTWEYMRGRTEVTPFSLASDEDAVFFETRNYDIAKINPKIAVPHNVDNVVDVTEVAGKPVDQVFIGSCTNGRYEDFAEAAEVLGDNVFSEDVRVIMVPASKAEYMKVLKAGLIEKFVEAGALVEAPCCGPCMGGAFGLLAPGEVSLSTSNRNFRGRQGSTESFVYLSSPATAAASAITGVITDPREV, translated from the coding sequence ATGGGATTGACCATAACTGAAAAAATCTTCTCCGCTCACTGCAAAAAAGAATGCAGAGCAGGAGATGTAGTAATGGCACCGGTCGACGGTGCGATGATACATGATATCACGGGTCCTCTTGCGATCAATGTAATGAAAGAGATGGGTGGAGGCAGCGTCTTTGATCCGAAAAAAGTCATCATGCTCTTCGACCATCAGATCCCGGCTGACTCCATCAGCGCAGCAGAAAATCATGTGATGATGAGAACATTTGCCCGCGAACAGGGCATCTACAACTATGACATAAAAGAGGGGGTCTGTCATCAGGTCGTTCCCGAAAAGGGAAGAGTAAAACCCGGCGATATCGTAGTCGGGTCGGATTCCCATACCTGTGCGTACGGCGCTCTTGGTGCATTTTCGACAGGTATCGGCTCGACTGATATGGCATATGTCCTGAAATTCGGCGAACTCTACTTTAGAGTCCCCGAGACGATCCGGATTAATGCAAACGGGAAATTCCAGAACCGTGTCGGCCCAAAGGACCTCATCTTAACGCTCGCCGGAGATATCGGGGCAGACGGCGCAACGTATCGTGCTCTGGAATTCTGCGGGAATGCATTCTCGGAGATGGACATTCCCGGAAGAATGACCTGTGCAAACATGGCCATCGAGATGGGAGCAAAGGCAGGCATCGTCCCGCCGGATGAAAAGACCTGGGAATATATGCGTGGACGGACCGAGGTCACACCGTTTTCCCTCGCGAGCGATGAGGATGCGGTATTCTTTGAAACACGGAATTATGACATCGCCAAAATCAATCCAAAGATCGCCGTCCCGCATAATGTCGACAATGTCGTCGATGTGACCGAAGTCGCCGGAAAACCGGTCGATCAGGTCTTCATCGGGTCATGCACGAACGGCAGATACGAAGACTTTGCCGAAGCGGCAGAAGTTCTTGGTGATAATGTCTTCTCTGAAGATGTGCGCGTGATCATGGTCCCGGCATCAAAAGCCGAGTACATGAAGGTCCTGAAAGCAGGGCTTATCGAGAAGTTCGTCGAAGCAGGGGCACTGGTTGAAGCGCCGTGCTGCGGTCCGTGTATGGGCGGGGCTTTCGGGCTTTTAGCTCCGGGAGAAGTTTCCCTCTCGACATCGAACCGCAATTTCAGGGGAAGACAGGGAAGTACCGAGAGTTTCGTGTATCTTTCTTCTCCAGCAACCGCCGCCGCCAGCGCGATTACCGGCGTGATCACCGACCCGAGGGAGGTGTGA
- a CDS encoding 3-isopropylmalate dehydratase small subunit codes for MGRAWKFGDDIDTDAIIPGRFLTIYDPKELASHAFEGTRNEFAANSKDGDVIVAGRNFGCGSSREHAPLALKGAGIEFVVAKSFARIFYRNAINTGVLPLVCPDTDKIADGAEVFVNLGQAYIEADKKQYPLEPIPEFMMRIVEAGGLVEYAKMRGNK; via the coding sequence ATGGGAAGAGCATGGAAATTCGGGGACGACATCGATACCGATGCGATCATCCCTGGCCGGTTCCTGACGATCTATGATCCAAAAGAGCTTGCATCGCATGCCTTTGAAGGTACGCGCAATGAGTTTGCTGCAAATTCAAAAGACGGCGATGTGATCGTTGCCGGCAGAAACTTCGGCTGCGGTTCATCGCGGGAGCATGCACCCCTTGCACTGAAAGGGGCCGGCATCGAATTTGTGGTTGCAAAATCGTTTGCGAGGATTTTTTACCGGAATGCGATAAACACCGGCGTTTTACCGCTCGTTTGTCCGGATACCGATAAGATTGCCGACGGCGCCGAGGTTTTCGTGAATCTTGGTCAGGCATACATCGAAGCAGACAAAAAACAGTATCCGCTTGAACCGATTCCGGAGTTCATGATGAGAATAGTCGAGGCCGGTGGCCTTGTTGAATACGCAAAAATGCGAGGAAATAAATGA
- a CDS encoding isocitrate/isopropylmalate dehydrogenase family protein: MTSYNAACMPGDGIGPEIIAEGRKVLDAAGEKFGFDINWTDFDTGAEKYLQTGELISEDELKELGKFPAIYFGAIGDDRVKPGILEKGILLAVRFYFDQYVNLRPIKLLQGIETPLANKKPEDIDFVVVRENTEDFYVGIGSRAKAGKQRDHLEVIRDLYSVKFGVDVETDSDELAYQIGVVSREGSKRVMEYAFDLAETRKKKLTSVDKANVLTDVYGLWREVFEETKKGYPNVTTEYNFVDAITMWFVKNPEWFDVVVTPNMFGDIITDLGAMIQGGLGLAPGGNINPKGTSMFEPIHGSAPKYKGKNVANPLATIWSGSLLLDSLGEHAAASAVVSSIEHSILNKAVTKDMGGSMHTSDIGDWIAKDILRG; encoded by the coding sequence ATGACATCATATAATGCGGCATGTATGCCGGGAGACGGCATTGGTCCGGAGATCATTGCCGAAGGAAGAAAAGTATTGGACGCTGCCGGAGAAAAATTCGGGTTCGACATCAATTGGACCGACTTTGATACAGGAGCTGAGAAGTATCTTCAGACGGGAGAGCTGATCTCGGAAGATGAATTAAAAGAGCTTGGGAAATTCCCGGCGATCTACTTCGGCGCTATCGGAGACGACCGTGTCAAGCCCGGAATCCTGGAGAAAGGAATTCTGCTTGCGGTCAGATTCTACTTCGACCAGTATGTGAATCTCCGTCCGATCAAACTCCTGCAGGGAATCGAGACTCCTCTCGCAAACAAGAAGCCGGAAGATATCGACTTCGTGGTCGTGCGGGAAAACACAGAGGACTTCTATGTGGGTATCGGTTCACGCGCAAAGGCGGGTAAACAGAGAGATCATTTGGAAGTCATCCGCGATCTCTACTCGGTCAAATTCGGCGTCGATGTGGAAACCGATTCCGACGAACTTGCCTATCAGATTGGCGTCGTGAGCCGCGAAGGTTCGAAGCGTGTGATGGAGTATGCGTTCGATCTTGCAGAGACGCGGAAGAAAAAGCTGACGTCTGTTGATAAGGCGAACGTTTTAACGGATGTGTACGGACTTTGGCGCGAAGTGTTCGAAGAGACGAAGAAAGGCTACCCGAACGTGACGACCGAATACAACTTCGTTGATGCGATCACGATGTGGTTTGTGAAAAATCCTGAGTGGTTCGATGTTGTCGTCACCCCGAATATGTTTGGAGACATCATCACCGATCTGGGGGCGATGATTCAGGGAGGGCTTGGTCTTGCGCCGGGAGGAAACATCAATCCGAAGGGAACCTCGATGTTCGAGCCGATCCATGGATCCGCACCGAAATACAAAGGTAAAAACGTAGCAAATCCGCTCGCGACGATCTGGTCCGGCTCACTTCTGCTGGATTCGCTCGGCGAACACGCGGCGGCATCGGCCGTCGTCAGTTCGATCGAACATTCGATCCTCAATAAGGCGGTCACAAAAGATATGGGCGGTTCAATGCACACGTCGGATATCGGCGACTGGATCGCAAAAGATATTCTGAGAGGATAA
- a CDS encoding MFS transporter codes for MLLLIAAFAVFMDGLDGSIVNVVLPVMAAEFGIDISGSSWIVIAYLLFMAGFILAFGKVADNGKIRGVFSIGFGIFALGSLMCALSPSLECIVAARALQGLGASMIAAAAPLLVTRFLPKERRGFGMGVIATTGGIALTFGPPLGGFISAYLSWHWIFLINVPIGIAAILLAKLAIPSPNGKPVNDHFDKTGTALMFAAIASMIIFFERGPVLGWTNATILICGAVFAFSFAGFCIHSLRSPYPLLNIRIFRHWKFTSVTISYLLTCAVFSGVMYMVPYYMQTAVGLSTVTSGMLLMIASILTALVGIPIGAWSDKIGCRTPCIMAALFRISFCLIFLLIIPEWGAAAIIPGLICMGLSFGISGGPATTRIVQFSPKGEDGMGTSVMITSDFLGGVIGVAAYAVVFSLAVPGSVGVSVSDLSSAALTSGFHATAAFGLILGIITLILSSVVPNLIVKKSGLADP; via the coding sequence ATGCTGCTTTTGATTGCCGCATTTGCCGTTTTTATGGACGGACTTGACGGATCGATTGTCAACGTTGTTCTTCCGGTTATGGCCGCCGAGTTCGGTATCGACATCTCGGGAAGCTCGTGGATTGTAATCGCGTACCTTCTTTTCATGGCAGGATTCATTCTTGCATTCGGGAAAGTTGCCGACAACGGAAAAATTCGTGGAGTGTTCTCAATCGGTTTTGGGATTTTCGCCCTTGGTTCTCTGATGTGTGCTCTATCCCCGTCGCTTGAATGCATCGTCGCCGCACGTGCTCTGCAGGGGCTGGGTGCTTCGATGATCGCAGCGGCGGCGCCTCTGCTTGTTACAAGGTTCCTGCCGAAGGAAAGACGGGGATTTGGGATGGGCGTAATTGCGACGACCGGCGGTATCGCTCTAACCTTCGGCCCCCCTCTTGGGGGATTTATTTCGGCATACCTTTCATGGCACTGGATTTTTTTAATTAATGTCCCAATCGGAATCGCTGCCATCCTTCTTGCAAAGCTGGCTATCCCTTCGCCGAACGGCAAGCCAGTGAACGATCATTTCGATAAAACAGGTACGGCGCTGATGTTTGCAGCGATTGCATCGATGATTATTTTCTTCGAACGCGGCCCAGTCCTTGGATGGACGAATGCCACGATTCTCATCTGCGGAGCGGTATTTGCCTTCTCCTTTGCAGGGTTTTGTATCCATTCACTGCGAAGCCCGTACCCTCTTTTGAATATCAGAATATTCCGGCACTGGAAATTTACCTCAGTCACTATTTCCTATCTTCTGACATGTGCCGTTTTCTCAGGCGTGATGTATATGGTCCCGTATTATATGCAGACGGCGGTAGGTTTGTCGACGGTGACGTCGGGGATGCTTCTGATGATCGCATCGATTCTGACAGCGCTTGTTGGAATCCCTATCGGCGCATGGAGCGACAAAATCGGCTGCCGTACGCCCTGCATTATGGCCGCGTTGTTTCGAATATCCTTCTGTCTGATCTTCCTGCTGATAATTCCAGAGTGGGGGGCGGCAGCAATTATTCCCGGTTTGATTTGCATGGGCCTTTCGTTTGGGATCTCGGGAGGTCCGGCGACAACCCGTATTGTCCAGTTCTCTCCAAAAGGTGAAGACGGGATGGGGACGTCAGTCATGATCACCTCGGATTTTCTTGGAGGTGTTATAGGGGTTGCGGCGTATGCCGTCGTTTTTTCCCTGGCAGTCCCCGGATCGGTAGGAGTCTCGGTGAGTGATCTATCATCCGCTGCATTGACGAGCGGATTCCATGCTACAGCCGCTTTCGGCTTGATCCTTGGAATTATAACGCTTATTCTCTCAAGCGTCGTGCCGAATCTGATCGTGAAAAAAAGTGGGTTGGCAGACCCGTAA
- a CDS encoding Na+/H+ antiporter NhaC family protein, which produces MDKQKLLSIISVIVVLIAFAIPLAYTGAATIPDEDSGFISWYENHPAATLGEDSTGVYAEDVVNDPGKVDKMRLAYALGFVTLLAPLLALLLAFLTKNVLLSLFLGVLNGAWTLCLVTGTIFGAASGAFLNSTDYFVATMADRWDAGILMQVLVIGALIALITRMGGMRGLATLITKIAKGPRSAQVAIWLSGWIIFFDDYANALIIGPIMRTVCDKFRISREKLAFLVDSTAAPVAGIVLVSTWIGTEIVNINTGLSIAGITDMSAFGIFIETIPYRFYNILALFFVLATGLLLREYGPMAKAEMRARTTGQTIKPGSEVATEEDYDKDPEKAELKDDHGILTTSRKVHPPNIWNAIIPIAVLIISALVLFYTNGVSYIMAGEGIGILPNGQTITAELFTQMSFFEGLTYAYSSADASIVLFQAGLLACIVAIIMGFAQRIFTVKEGIETWAHGMKSMVFVCIVLILAWSIGSVISDLGTSYFISGIFSDSIPLWIVPALIFIIAALISFATGTAYGTMAILLPLCIPLAAVIGGGVINGEAVDPLFIVLCSSAVLTGAIFGDHCSPISDTTILSSMGSGCGLMDHVQTQIGYAMTIAVISVAAYLLIGLGLPIWIVLPIGAALCVAALLILGKKMPTWDPKTEKLLE; this is translated from the coding sequence ATGGATAAACAAAAACTACTTAGCATCATCAGTGTTATAGTGGTTCTCATTGCCTTCGCAATTCCGCTTGCCTATACCGGGGCCGCCACAATCCCCGATGAAGACTCCGGATTTATTTCTTGGTATGAAAATCACCCGGCAGCAACACTAGGTGAAGATTCCACCGGTGTTTACGCCGAAGATGTCGTGAACGATCCTGGCAAAGTGGACAAAATGCGACTCGCCTATGCATTAGGTTTCGTTACACTTCTTGCCCCGCTGCTCGCTCTTCTTCTTGCATTCCTCACAAAGAATGTTCTTCTTTCTCTGTTCCTTGGTGTTCTTAACGGGGCCTGGACCCTCTGTCTTGTTACCGGCACAATTTTTGGTGCAGCATCGGGAGCATTCCTGAACTCGACCGATTATTTTGTCGCAACGATGGCAGATCGGTGGGATGCCGGAATTCTCATGCAGGTCCTGGTCATCGGAGCACTGATCGCACTCATCACCCGTATGGGAGGTATGCGTGGTCTTGCAACGCTGATCACCAAGATCGCCAAAGGTCCCCGCAGTGCACAGGTCGCCATCTGGTTGTCTGGATGGATCATCTTCTTCGATGATTATGCAAACGCCCTTATTATTGGTCCTATCATGCGTACGGTCTGCGACAAGTTCCGCATCTCGCGTGAAAAACTTGCATTCCTCGTAGATTCGACGGCGGCACCGGTCGCAGGAATCGTTCTCGTTTCAACGTGGATCGGAACCGAAATCGTGAATATCAACACCGGTCTTAGTATTGCAGGCATCACCGACATGTCCGCATTCGGTATCTTCATCGAGACGATTCCCTACCGGTTCTACAATATTCTCGCACTCTTCTTCGTGCTGGCAACCGGCCTCCTTCTGCGTGAATACGGCCCGATGGCAAAAGCGGAGATGCGTGCCCGTACAACCGGTCAAACCATCAAACCCGGTTCCGAAGTTGCAACGGAAGAAGACTACGACAAAGATCCGGAAAAAGCTGAACTCAAGGATGACCACGGCATATTGACGACTTCCAGAAAAGTTCACCCGCCAAATATCTGGAATGCAATCATCCCAATCGCCGTTCTGATCATCTCGGCGCTCGTTCTCTTCTACACGAACGGTGTATCCTACATTATGGCAGGTGAAGGTATCGGCATTCTTCCGAACGGTCAGACCATCACTGCGGAATTGTTTACTCAGATGAGCTTCTTTGAAGGCCTCACCTATGCATACAGTTCTGCCGATGCAAGTATTGTCCTGTTCCAGGCCGGTCTTCTTGCCTGTATCGTTGCCATCATCATGGGTTTTGCCCAGAGGATTTTCACCGTGAAAGAAGGTATAGAGACCTGGGCACATGGTATGAAATCCATGGTCTTCGTCTGTATCGTCCTGATTCTTGCCTGGTCGATCGGATCAGTTATCAGCGATCTTGGTACGTCCTATTTCATTTCCGGTATTTTCTCAGATTCCATCCCGCTTTGGATCGTGCCCGCACTGATCTTCATCATTGCAGCTTTGATCTCTTTTGCAACAGGAACTGCGTATGGAACAATGGCGATTCTTCTGCCGCTGTGCATCCCTCTTGCAGCCGTTATCGGAGGAGGAGTTATCAACGGTGAAGCAGTAGATCCGCTCTTCATTGTGCTTTGCTCATCAGCGGTTCTTACCGGAGCCATCTTTGGTGATCACTGTTCTCCGATCTCGGATACGACGATTCTGTCATCGATGGGTTCTGGATGCGGTCTGATGGATCACGTTCAAACACAGATAGGCTACGCAATGACGATCGCCGTGATTTCCGTAGCGGCATATCTCCTGATCGGCCTTGGCCTTCCAATCTGGATCGTTCTTCCAATCGGTGCTGCGCTGTGTGTCGCGGCCCTTCTGATCCTCGGCAAAAAAATGCCGACCTGGGATCCGAAAACGGAAAAACTTCTCGAGTAA
- a CDS encoding M24 family metallopeptidase has product MQNNVPLAELENRMARFHAQMDNKYPDWEYAAVFGKVNLYYFTGTMQDGVLLIPKRDDAVFWVRNSYSRALDESTFNDIRPMDSFRDAAKQTAITGDTVYTETEVISYAHLQRFLKYFPFKHIASADRIIADVRSVKSEYELTLMRKSGDIHRHVKEELVPNILREGMSEAELGTELYQIMIREGHQGIVRFGMFDTEVRMGHIGFGESSLYPSYFNGASGNRGIGPYAPVLGSPDRKLKYGDLVYLDVGCGYHGYQTDKTMTYMFGKSLPDEVIEMHYKCVDIQNAVASMLKPGMAPSVIYQTIMDDLDEDFKQNFMGYKERVVKFLGHGIGLQIDEMPVIAKGFDEPLAENMTLAIEPKKGIQDIGIVGIENTFVVTPQGGACLTGNNPGMILVD; this is encoded by the coding sequence ATGCAAAATAATGTCCCTCTCGCTGAACTTGAAAACCGGATGGCCCGTTTTCATGCTCAGATGGATAATAAATACCCGGACTGGGAATATGCAGCGGTTTTTGGCAAGGTCAATCTCTATTACTTCACCGGCACGATGCAGGACGGCGTTCTTCTGATACCAAAACGTGATGATGCAGTTTTCTGGGTAAGAAACAGTTATTCGCGCGCGCTCGACGAATCAACATTCAACGATATTCGGCCAATGGACAGTTTCCGCGATGCTGCAAAACAAACGGCCATTACCGGCGATACGGTGTATACGGAAACGGAAGTAATCTCGTATGCCCACCTGCAGAGATTTTTGAAGTATTTCCCGTTCAAGCATATCGCTTCAGCTGATCGAATAATTGCAGATGTCAGATCGGTGAAGAGTGAATATGAACTGACGCTGATGAGAAAATCCGGGGATATCCACCGCCATGTGAAAGAAGAACTGGTGCCCAATATTCTTCGGGAAGGGATGAGCGAAGCAGAACTTGGAACCGAGCTCTATCAGATCATGATTCGTGAAGGACATCAGGGAATCGTACGATTCGGGATGTTCGACACGGAAGTCAGGATGGGACATATCGGGTTCGGCGAGAGTTCCCTTTATCCGTCCTATTTTAACGGAGCAAGCGGAAACCGTGGTATAGGGCCGTATGCTCCGGTCCTTGGCAGTCCCGACAGGAAACTGAAATACGGCGATCTCGTGTATCTGGATGTAGGATGCGGGTATCACGGATATCAGACCGATAAAACGATGACCTATATGTTTGGCAAATCTCTGCCGGATGAGGTTATCGAGATGCACTACAAATGCGTCGATATCCAGAATGCCGTTGCCTCGATGCTGAAACCAGGCATGGCTCCGTCGGTGATCTATCAGACGATAATGGATGATCTCGATGAGGATTTCAAACAGAATTTCATGGGCTACAAAGAACGGGTGGTCAAATTCCTCGGTCACGGGATCGGCCTTCAGATCGACGAAATGCCGGTTATTGCAAAAGGATTCGATGAACCGCTTGCTGAAAATATGACTCTCGCTATTGAGCCGAAGAAGGGGATACAAGATATCGGGATTGTTGGGATAGAAAATACCTTTGTCGTCACACCTCAAGGCGGAGCGTGCCTCACAGGGAATAATCCCGGCATGATCTTGGTTGATTGA